GCACGCTCGCCACCGAGCGCGACGGGCTCGGGCTCCGCCTGGGCGCGGCGGTGGACGCCGTGCCCCGGGCCGCCGGAGCGCCCTCGCGCTGGATGGCGGACGTGGACGGAGTCGGCCACCTGGGCCGGCTCCTCCCCGGCCTGGACGGCGTCCGGCTCCTGGTGGGCGTCGGCGCGCAGCAGACGGCCACGGGCGGCGTCGCCCTTTCCAGCAGCCTGGGCGGCATCTACACCCACCAGGTCGCCGGCCCGCTGGCCCTGGAGGGGGAGGGTCGCTACCGGACCCCCTTCGCCGACGGGATGCCGGCCCGGCTGGAGGTGCGCGCCGGGGTGGCGCTGGCGTTCGGGCCCGCGCGTCGCCCGGTCGTGGCCCGCCCCACGCACCCCCGCGCCTCCATCCACCTGGCCGTGCCCGCCGGGGCACCCGCCTCCGCGTCCGCGATGGCGGCGCTCGCCATCGGCACCGGGGAGAGCTTCCTGGGGGTGCCGTACCGCTGGGGCGGGAACACCCCGGAGGAGGGGTTCGACTGCTCCGGCTTCCTCCGCTACGTGTACCGGATGCACGGGGTGGAGCTGCCGCGCGTCACGCGCGACCAGGTGCGGATGGGGGAGCCGGTGCCCACGCGGATCGAGGAGCTGCGCCCCGGCGACCTGATGTTCTTCGCCAAGGACGGCTCCTACATCGACCACGCGGCGATGTACGTGGGCGAGGGGCGGATCCTGCACAGCTCCGCCAGCGGGAAGGGGGTGCGCTACGACGACCTCTTCAGCCGGCGCGGCGAGTACTACCGCACCCACTTCGTGGCCGCGCGGCGGGTCCTCACGGAAGAGGCCGCCGGGCGCATCGGGGCGCCGGGCGGCCGCTGAGCCACGACGTCCCGTTCCGCCGACCGACACCGAACCCGATGCAACGACCCCGCGCGGCCACGCTCCGCCGCCTGGCCCTGGGCGCCCTGCTGGCCGCAGGC
The nucleotide sequence above comes from Longimicrobiaceae bacterium. Encoded proteins:
- a CDS encoding C40 family peptidase, producing MTRTAALLPALLLLPAALSAQARTSLSAFTSTGAGLTAARMGGTLATERDGLGLRLGAAVDAVPRAAGAPSRWMADVDGVGHLGRLLPGLDGVRLLVGVGAQQTATGGVALSSSLGGIYTHQVAGPLALEGEGRYRTPFADGMPARLEVRAGVALAFGPARRPVVARPTHPRASIHLAVPAGAPASASAMAALAIGTGESFLGVPYRWGGNTPEEGFDCSGFLRYVYRMHGVELPRVTRDQVRMGEPVPTRIEELRPGDLMFFAKDGSYIDHAAMYVGEGRILHSSASGKGVRYDDLFSRRGEYYRTHFVAARRVLTEEAAGRIGAPGGR